A stretch of Mucilaginibacter terrae DNA encodes these proteins:
- a CDS encoding FAD-dependent oxidoreductase gives MAPIPQSPVKVIIVGAGPSGLMMAAQLLRYGIQPVIIDKRQGPTQYSKALAVQSRSLEIYRQLGIIDTVLAGGKPAQGFNFHYHGKLKGSFAIANAGEGQTPYPFIHIYEQHKNERVLLDYLTSKSCPVYWNTTLTSLQQGTGVVSAKLNNGEQDYSLVADYLIGADGAHSAVRRWQHIHFDGDTYDSRFYLADVVMDTGGDYMNMYLTAQGFAAFFPMPEANTWRIVGNLPSKLLNKDNLIIDDVLPALREKLRQQFTIKECRWFTTYGLHHRMADKFRIGRCFLIGDAAHIHSPVGGQGMNTGLQDAYNLAWKLAGVIKGHLKPDVLHSYAAERMPVAANLLKTTDRAFNLIMARGIVAGWIKRLALPFLMNRIWKKEKFRHEVFKTISQIGISYQNSDLNLHLSQLKAFKAGDRLPYLKVFDEKKLQETDLHAWCSKPGFTLITMGPLQELYLFSLAKWITQNYNGWLNFFHLPPSVKNQHIYDAFDIKEHQNKTIIVRPDMHIGLINDIVDLEMMKNYLENVAGCIPHNTEGI, from the coding sequence ATGGCACCTATACCTCAAAGTCCGGTAAAAGTAATAATAGTTGGCGCCGGGCCATCGGGTTTAATGATGGCCGCTCAGTTGCTGCGCTATGGTATTCAGCCCGTAATTATTGATAAGCGACAGGGGCCAACGCAGTACTCTAAAGCATTGGCCGTACAATCTCGCTCGCTCGAAATTTACCGGCAGTTAGGAATAATTGATACGGTACTGGCGGGAGGGAAACCGGCACAAGGGTTTAATTTTCATTACCATGGGAAGCTCAAAGGTTCATTTGCAATAGCCAATGCTGGCGAGGGACAAACGCCATACCCGTTCATCCATATTTACGAGCAGCATAAAAATGAACGCGTATTGCTCGATTATTTAACCAGCAAAAGTTGTCCGGTTTACTGGAATACAACCCTTACTTCATTACAACAAGGTACCGGTGTGGTAAGTGCTAAATTAAATAACGGCGAACAGGATTACAGTCTTGTAGCCGATTACCTTATTGGTGCCGATGGTGCCCACAGCGCTGTACGCCGCTGGCAGCATATCCATTTTGACGGCGATACTTACGATAGCCGGTTTTACCTGGCCGATGTGGTAATGGACACAGGCGGCGATTATATGAACATGTACCTCACCGCACAGGGCTTTGCTGCATTTTTTCCTATGCCCGAGGCTAATACATGGCGCATTGTGGGTAACCTACCTTCAAAGTTGTTAAATAAAGACAATCTTATAATTGATGATGTACTGCCTGCCCTGCGCGAAAAACTTCGCCAGCAGTTTACAATAAAAGAATGCCGCTGGTTTACTACCTACGGCCTGCACCATCGCATGGCCGATAAATTCAGGATTGGGCGCTGCTTTTTAATTGGCGATGCCGCCCACATTCACTCTCCTGTTGGGGGGCAGGGCATGAATACGGGCTTGCAAGATGCCTATAATCTGGCCTGGAAACTGGCAGGAGTAATAAAAGGGCATTTAAAACCCGATGTGCTGCATTCTTACGCTGCCGAGCGTATGCCTGTGGCTGCCAATTTGTTAAAAACCACCGATAGGGCGTTTAACCTCATCATGGCTCGTGGCATTGTAGCGGGTTGGATTAAACGTTTGGCATTGCCTTTTTTAATGAACCGAATTTGGAAAAAAGAGAAATTCAGGCATGAAGTTTTTAAAACGATATCGCAAATAGGTATCAGCTACCAAAACAGCGATTTAAATCTGCACCTGAGCCAGCTAAAAGCCTTTAAAGCCGGTGATAGGTTACCCTACTTAAAAGTGTTTGATGAAAAGAAGTTGCAGGAAACAGACCTGCATGCCTGGTGTAGCAAGCCGGGCTTTACCCTCATTACCATGGGGCCATTGCAGGAACTGTATTTGTTTAGCCTGGCCAAGTGGATAACCCAAAACTACAATGGCTGGCTTAACTTTTTTCACCTGCCGCCATCGGTTAAAAACCAGCACATTTACGATGCCTTCGATATTAAGGAGCATCAGAATAAAACTATTATTGTGCGCCCCGATATGCACATTGGCTTAATAAACGATATTGTAGATTTGGAAATGATGAAAAATTACCTGGAGAATGTGGCAGGGTGCATACCGCATAATACGGAGGGAATTTAG
- a CDS encoding SAM-dependent methyltransferase: MPTGTLYLIPVPLADDAASRSFTPYLVETINQISEYIVENEKTARKFLKQAGLTIPQSQLVIYDYGKHNRNADLKEFFDGLMAGKDAGLMSEAGCPGVADPGAEIVAEAHRLGIKVVPLVGPSSILLALMASGFNGQSFTFHGYLPIDKFERSKRIKELEGLAERLSQTQLFIETPFRNDSLLEDILKSCKPTTRLCIACDLTAATEFVQTQTIATWKKQQPDLRKRPAIFLLYKS; this comes from the coding sequence ATGCCCACCGGAACACTATACCTCATCCCGGTTCCGCTGGCCGATGACGCCGCGAGCCGTTCATTTACGCCCTATTTGGTTGAAACCATTAATCAGATAAGCGAGTACATTGTGGAAAATGAAAAGACCGCCCGTAAGTTTTTAAAGCAGGCCGGGCTAACTATTCCGCAAAGCCAGTTGGTTATTTATGATTACGGCAAGCATAACCGCAACGCCGATTTGAAAGAGTTTTTTGACGGATTAATGGCAGGTAAAGATGCCGGCCTCATGAGCGAGGCCGGTTGCCCCGGCGTAGCCGATCCCGGTGCCGAAATTGTGGCCGAAGCGCACCGTCTCGGCATAAAGGTTGTTCCGCTGGTAGGACCAAGCTCTATTCTGTTGGCGCTAATGGCATCTGGCTTTAACGGACAAAGCTTTACCTTTCATGGCTACTTGCCTATTGATAAGTTCGAACGCAGCAAACGCATTAAAGAGCTGGAAGGCCTGGCCGAACGTTTAAGCCAAACGCAGTTGTTTATCGAAACCCCATTCAGGAATGATTCCTTATTAGAGGATATTCTCAAAAGCTGCAAACCCACAACCCGCCTGTGTATTGCCTGCGACTTAACTGCCGCCACTGAGTTTGTACAAACGCAAACTATTGCCACGTGGAAAAAACAACAGCCCGATCTGCGCAAACGGCCAGCTATATTTCTGTTGTATAAATCTTAA
- a CDS encoding pyridoxal phosphate-dependent aminotransferase — MSVSVLAQTLKGSEIIKIGNEINELKRQGQQIANLTIGDFDPNIYPIPEELRDGIIEAYKDNQTNYPPADGILDLRKQVAAFLAKHHNIQVTPNEVLISSGSRPIIYSIFLALVDPGDKVIYPSPSWNNNHYCHITGANEVPIITTAENNFLPKAADLAPHLKGATLLCLCSPQNPTGTMFEKADLEEICDLVIAENATRAEGEKPLYIMYDQIYAMLTFGKKHFDPVTLRPELKDYVVYIDGLSKCIAATGVRVGWGFGPENIISKMKAIVGHMGAWAPKAEQVAAAKYIQDDAQLHNYLQKFSGRIQDSLNTLYKGFQDLKTEGFAVDAIQPMGAIYLTIKIDYVGKATPEGDVLHTPADINFYLIKVAKVALVPFSAFGTGDDVAWFRASVGTSTLEDIQNMIPRIKEALSLLK; from the coding sequence ATGAGTGTATCGGTATTGGCTCAAACCTTAAAGGGGTCTGAGATTATTAAAATAGGTAACGAAATAAACGAACTTAAACGCCAGGGGCAGCAAATTGCCAACCTTACCATTGGCGATTTTGACCCGAATATTTATCCCATACCAGAGGAATTGCGTGACGGCATCATCGAAGCGTATAAAGACAATCAAACCAACTACCCACCGGCCGATGGTATACTCGACCTGCGTAAACAGGTAGCTGCATTTTTAGCCAAGCACCATAATATACAGGTTACCCCTAACGAGGTGTTGATCTCAAGCGGATCGCGACCTATTATTTATTCAATATTTTTAGCACTGGTTGATCCGGGCGATAAGGTGATCTATCCATCACCGTCATGGAACAATAACCATTACTGTCACATTACCGGTGCCAATGAGGTGCCCATAATTACCACTGCCGAGAATAACTTTTTGCCTAAAGCTGCCGATTTAGCTCCGCACTTAAAAGGTGCTACCCTGCTTTGCCTGTGCTCGCCGCAAAACCCAACCGGTACCATGTTTGAAAAGGCCGACCTGGAAGAAATATGCGACCTGGTAATTGCCGAGAACGCCACCCGCGCCGAAGGAGAAAAGCCTTTGTACATTATGTACGACCAGATTTACGCCATGCTAACCTTTGGCAAGAAGCATTTTGACCCGGTTACCCTGCGTCCTGAATTGAAAGATTACGTGGTTTATATCGACGGTTTATCAAAATGTATTGCCGCTACCGGTGTGCGTGTGGGTTGGGGCTTTGGTCCGGAGAACATCATTTCTAAAATGAAAGCCATAGTTGGCCATATGGGAGCCTGGGCACCTAAAGCCGAACAGGTTGCAGCTGCCAAATACATTCAGGATGATGCTCAATTACATAACTATTTGCAAAAATTTAGCGGCCGTATACAGGATAGCTTAAATACCTTGTACAAAGGTTTTCAGGATTTAAAAACCGAAGGCTTTGCGGTAGATGCCATACAGCCAATGGGAGCCATTTACTTAACCATTAAAATTGATTACGTAGGTAAAGCCACTCCCGAGGGCGACGTGCTGCATACCCCGGCCGATATCAACTTCTACCTCATCAAAGTAGCCAAGGTTGCCTTGGTACCTTTCTCGGCATTTGGTACGGGCGATGACGTGGCCTGGTTCCGGGCATCGGTTGGTACATCAACTTTGGAGGATATTCAAAATATGATACCACGTATTAAGGAAGCGTTAAGCTTGCTTAAATAA
- a CDS encoding acyl-CoA desaturase has protein sequence MIIIIFFIAHWFLSLFFQTFYLHRYAAHKMYSTPKFTERLFHFLTFVTQGSSFLNPRAYAIMHREHHAYSDTEKDPHSPHFFTDVFQMMYRTAISFRLYEKRVKEPDAQFKGNYPEWRLIDYYGSHIITRIGFGVLYALFYAQFATAWWQWLLLPLQFIMGPLHGAIVNWCGHKYGYSNFDNGDKSKNTTPFDFLMLGELFQNNHHKRPNSPNFGARWFEIDPVYPVMKVMHWMHIIRLRKPAGA, from the coding sequence GTGATCATAATAATATTCTTTATTGCCCATTGGTTCTTATCGTTGTTCTTTCAAACGTTTTATTTGCACCGTTATGCTGCTCATAAAATGTACAGCACGCCCAAATTTACCGAGCGTTTATTCCATTTTTTAACGTTTGTAACTCAGGGTTCCTCTTTTTTAAATCCGCGCGCTTATGCCATTATGCACCGCGAGCATCATGCATACAGCGATACCGAAAAAGACCCGCATTCGCCCCATTTTTTTACCGACGTATTTCAGATGATGTACCGCACGGCCATTAGTTTCAGGCTGTACGAAAAAAGGGTAAAAGAACCTGATGCGCAGTTTAAAGGTAACTACCCCGAGTGGCGCTTAATAGATTACTATGGTTCACATATTATAACCCGTATTGGTTTCGGTGTATTATATGCGCTTTTTTACGCTCAGTTTGCTACGGCCTGGTGGCAGTGGTTGTTGCTCCCGCTTCAATTTATTATGGGCCCGTTACACGGTGCTATTGTAAACTGGTGCGGCCACAAATACGGCTATTCTAACTTCGATAACGGCGACAAATCAAAAAACACTACCCCGTTCGACTTTTTAATGCTGGGCGAACTGTTTCAGAACAATCACCACAAACGCCCCAACAGCCCTAATTTTGGTGCCCGCTGGTTTGAAATTGACCCTGTTTACCCGGTTATGAAGGTAATGCACTGGATGCATATCATCAGGCTGAGAAAGCCGGCTGGAGCATAG
- a CDS encoding LLM class flavin-dependent oxidoreductase, which yields MKNIRLSVLDQSPVRKGVTASRAVQETVELAKLTDSLGYTRFWVSEHHNTGSLAGSTPEVLIAHLGSQTKNIRLGSGGIMLPNHSALKVSENFRMLEALYPGRIDLGMGRAPGTDRITASVLNPSNKFSEQDFVEQLMDLQNYFHDTAETGPVAAKIRAIPQVDTVPGMWLLSSSGQSSLFAAHFGMGFSFAHFINPVGGAQAVELYRARFQPSADLPQPEANVAIFAFCSEDEEKLRQHQAVMDYRFLQFEKGGGIVPLSYEDVKDAEYTAQDLERIRMNRRRVITGTPGQMKDIITRLANTYNVDEVMLVTIAEDFDDRLKSYELIAQQFELPVPKQDFNEAIIL from the coding sequence ATGAAAAACATTCGTTTAAGTGTGCTCGACCAGTCGCCCGTGCGTAAAGGCGTTACCGCCAGCCGTGCCGTACAGGAAACGGTTGAACTGGCCAAATTAACCGACTCATTAGGCTACACCCGCTTTTGGGTGTCCGAACATCATAACACCGGCAGCCTGGCTGGCTCAACCCCCGAAGTGCTTATTGCTCACCTGGGTTCGCAAACTAAAAACATTCGCTTGGGTTCGGGTGGTATAATGCTGCCTAACCATAGTGCATTGAAGGTGTCTGAAAACTTCAGGATGCTGGAAGCCTTGTATCCCGGTCGTATTGACTTGGGCATGGGCCGTGCGCCGGGTACCGATCGCATTACGGCATCGGTATTAAACCCATCCAATAAATTTAGCGAGCAGGATTTTGTAGAACAGCTGATGGACCTGCAAAATTACTTTCACGATACCGCCGAAACCGGCCCCGTTGCCGCCAAAATACGCGCCATTCCGCAGGTTGATACTGTGCCGGGCATGTGGCTGTTAAGTTCGAGCGGGCAAAGCAGTTTGTTTGCTGCGCATTTTGGCATGGGCTTTTCGTTTGCCCATTTTATAAACCCGGTTGGCGGCGCGCAGGCGGTTGAATTGTATCGCGCCCGTTTCCAGCCATCGGCTGATCTCCCTCAGCCTGAGGCCAACGTAGCCATATTTGCTTTTTGCTCGGAGGATGAAGAAAAACTACGCCAGCACCAGGCCGTAATGGATTACCGCTTTTTGCAGTTTGAAAAGGGCGGCGGCATAGTGCCTTTAAGTTATGAGGATGTAAAAGATGCCGAATACACCGCACAGGATTTAGAGCGCATACGCATGAACCGCCGCCGTGTAATAACCGGTACGCCCGGGCAAATGAAAGACATTATTACCCGCCTGGCCAACACCTATAATGTTGACGAAGTAATGCTGGTTACCATAGCCGAAGATTTTGACGACAGGCTAAAATCGTACGAATTAATAGCACAACAGTTTGAACTGCCGGTGCCAAAACAGGATTTTAACGAGGCAATAATCTTGTAA
- a CDS encoding sensor histidine kinase codes for MTENAKHLRILNMIEEIEDYAIILLDSNGNIENWNKGAQRIKGYNPHEIIGQNFRIFYTPADQAIKKPETLINIARTKGRAIDEGWRLRKDGTRFWGSITITAIHDKARQVIGFTKVTRDLTDKMLAGEAISQHLDQLKIQNLELEQFVYIASHDLQEPLLTIGNFIEMLKVDYGPVLQDDDAQLYLGFIEDAASRMRNLIKDLLDYSRLGKTKQTEQVDINELLQHLISDLDTRITASGTQINFNNLPTVTGYRTELRQLFQNLITNAIKFGKKEVSPVINISAKQHEAGGWAFTVQDNGIGIEPKYHEKIFLIFQRLHNRDEYPGNGIGLANCKKIAAMHGGDIGVQSAPGTGSSFYFTLNIEGQEKDDKN; via the coding sequence ATGACTGAGAACGCGAAGCATCTCCGCATACTTAATATGATAGAGGAGATTGAAGATTATGCTATCATATTGTTAGATAGCAACGGCAATATCGAAAACTGGAATAAAGGTGCGCAACGCATTAAAGGATACAATCCCCATGAGATCATTGGCCAGAATTTCAGGATATTTTATACCCCGGCCGACCAGGCTATTAAAAAGCCCGAAACCCTTATTAATATAGCGCGTACCAAAGGCCGTGCCATTGACGAAGGATGGCGGTTGCGTAAAGATGGAACCCGATTTTGGGGAAGTATTACCATAACCGCCATACACGATAAAGCGCGCCAAGTAATTGGCTTTACCAAAGTTACACGCGATTTAACCGATAAAATGTTGGCTGGCGAAGCCATAAGCCAACATTTGGATCAACTCAAGATTCAAAACCTGGAACTGGAACAGTTTGTGTACATAGCATCTCACGATTTGCAGGAGCCGCTGCTCACCATTGGTAATTTTATTGAAATGCTAAAGGTTGATTACGGTCCGGTATTACAAGACGATGATGCGCAGTTGTACTTAGGATTTATTGAAGATGCGGCATCGCGTATGCGCAACCTCATTAAAGACCTGCTGGATTACTCGCGGCTTGGCAAAACCAAACAAACCGAACAAGTTGACATTAACGAACTGCTGCAGCACCTCATAAGCGATTTAGATACCCGAATTACGGCATCCGGTACGCAAATTAACTTTAACAATTTGCCAACGGTAACCGGGTACCGTACCGAGTTGAGGCAGCTTTTTCAAAATTTGATTACCAACGCTATTAAGTTTGGCAAAAAAGAGGTTAGCCCGGTAATTAACATTTCGGCAAAACAGCATGAGGCCGGCGGCTGGGCGTTTACCGTGCAGGATAACGGCATAGGCATCGAACCTAAATATCACGAAAAAATATTCCTGATATTTCAGCGGTTGCATAACCGTGATGAGTATCCGGGAAATGGTATTGGTTTAGCCAATTGCAAAAAAATAGCGGCCATGCATGGTGGCGATATTGGTGTACAATCGGCACCGGGAACAGGAAGTAGTTTTTATTTTACATTAAATATAGAAGGCCAGGAAAAGGATGACAAAAATTAA
- a CDS encoding response regulator, protein MTKIKDLDCVLLIDDDRPTNFLHKRVIEKTGLEVEVQAHTSATDALEFLTSTGKYAGTELLTRPGIIFLDINMPGMNGWEFMEEYKQLSPSQKARIVVIMLTTSLNADDRDRALNDDHIATFYHKPLRTEMVMELVNKHFSLGEDGPSPELN, encoded by the coding sequence ATGACAAAAATTAAGGATTTGGATTGTGTGTTGCTGATTGATGATGACAGGCCGACTAACTTTCTCCACAAAAGAGTAATAGAAAAAACAGGACTTGAAGTAGAAGTACAGGCACACACATCGGCAACCGATGCCCTGGAATTTTTAACATCCACCGGTAAGTATGCAGGTACAGAGCTATTAACCCGCCCCGGGATAATTTTTTTAGATATAAATATGCCCGGCATGAACGGCTGGGAATTTATGGAAGAGTATAAACAACTTTCGCCAAGCCAAAAAGCGCGCATAGTGGTTATTATGCTTACCACCTCGTTAAACGCCGACGACCGCGACCGCGCACTGAACGACGACCATATTGCCACCTTTTACCACAAACCCCTCCGCACCGAAATGGTAATGGAACTGGTAAACAAACATTTCAGCTTAGGCGAAGATGGACCGAGCCCGGAACTGAATTAA
- the rplM gene encoding 50S ribosomal protein L13 yields MNTLSYKTVSANKKTVNKQWVVVDAQGEILGRLTSKIAAIIRGKHKPGFTPNVDCGDNVIVINADKVKLTGNKFAAKQYVSYTGYPGGQRFISPKELMAKFPERVIEKAVRGMLPKNRLGRAIYGNLHVYAGAEHPHAAQNPTTINF; encoded by the coding sequence GTGAATACGTTAAGTTACAAAACTGTCTCAGCCAACAAAAAGACCGTTAACAAACAATGGGTTGTTGTTGACGCACAAGGCGAGATTTTGGGGCGCTTGACCTCTAAGATTGCTGCAATCATCAGAGGTAAACACAAACCAGGCTTCACTCCAAACGTAGACTGCGGTGATAACGTTATTGTTATCAACGCAGACAAGGTAAAACTGACCGGAAACAAATTTGCCGCCAAGCAATACGTTTCTTACACTGGTTACCCAGGTGGTCAGCGTTTCATTTCTCCTAAGGAGTTAATGGCTAAATTCCCTGAGCGCGTTATTGAAAAAGCCGTTCGTGGTATGTTACCTAAAAATCGTTTGGGCCGTGCAATCTATGGCAACCTGCATGTATATGCCGGTGCAGAGCATCCTCATGCTGCGCAAAACCCAACAACCATTAACTTTTAA
- the rpsI gene encoding 30S ribosomal protein S9, which yields MPTTNTSGRRKTAVARVYLNEGAGALTVNGKDYKEYFPTLPLQYVATQSLLVSGSEGKFDIIANVAGGGVKGQAEAVRLAIAKAIVELDAEKKPALRAKGLMTRDDRMVERKKPGRRKARRKFQFSKR from the coding sequence ATGCCAACAACTAACACTTCAGGCAGAAGAAAAACAGCTGTTGCCCGCGTTTACTTAAACGAAGGTGCAGGTGCCCTTACCGTTAACGGTAAAGATTACAAAGAATACTTCCCTACTTTACCTTTACAGTACGTTGCAACGCAATCGTTATTAGTATCTGGTAGCGAAGGTAAATTCGACATTATTGCAAACGTTGCAGGTGGTGGTGTAAAAGGACAGGCTGAGGCCGTTCGTTTAGCTATTGCTAAAGCTATTGTTGAACTTGATGCTGAAAAGAAACCGGCATTGCGTGCTAAAGGTTTAATGACCCGTGATGACCGTATGGTTGAGCGTAAGAAACCAGGCCGTCGCAAAGCTCGTAGAAAATTCCAATTCAGTAAACGTTAA
- the rpsB gene encoding 30S ribosomal protein S2, which yields MARTTYQDLLDAGVHFGHLTRKWDPKMAQYIFMERNGIHIIDLNKTLTKVEEAAAAIKQIVKSGRKVLFVATKKQAKDIVADYAKSVNMPFVTERWLGGMLTNFATVRKSIKKMSNIDKLTKDGTYSNLSKKERLMIQRERIKLEALLGGIADLNRLPAALFLIDVKKEHIAVSEALKLNIPTFAMVDTNSDPSNIDFPIPANDDATKSISLVTGVIIKAIQEGLDERKRDKEDEAEKEGAAAKSKVDGGEAASTEGGRKRRGAVTAEAETEAPVAEAEAPAESTEE from the coding sequence ATGGCAAGAACAACATATCAGGATTTACTGGATGCAGGTGTACACTTTGGTCACCTTACCCGCAAATGGGACCCGAAAATGGCTCAGTACATTTTCATGGAGCGTAACGGTATCCACATTATCGACTTAAACAAAACCTTAACTAAGGTTGAAGAGGCTGCTGCCGCTATAAAACAAATCGTAAAATCAGGCCGTAAGGTTTTGTTTGTTGCTACCAAGAAACAAGCAAAAGACATCGTTGCCGATTATGCAAAATCAGTAAACATGCCTTTCGTAACCGAGCGTTGGTTAGGTGGTATGTTAACTAACTTTGCTACCGTACGCAAGTCGATCAAAAAGATGTCGAACATCGATAAATTGACTAAAGACGGTACTTACAGCAACCTTTCTAAAAAAGAGCGTTTGATGATTCAGCGTGAGCGTATTAAACTGGAAGCATTATTAGGCGGTATTGCCGACCTTAACCGCTTACCGGCTGCGCTTTTCCTTATCGACGTTAAGAAAGAACACATCGCAGTTTCTGAAGCATTAAAGTTAAATATCCCAACCTTTGCAATGGTGGATACTAACTCTGATCCTTCAAACATCGATTTCCCTATCCCTGCTAACGATGACGCTACCAAATCAATTTCATTGGTTACCGGTGTTATCATCAAAGCAATTCAGGAAGGTTTAGATGAGCGTAAACGCGATAAAGAAGACGAAGCTGAAAAAGAAGGTGCAGCTGCAAAATCTAAAGTTGACGGTGGCGAAGCTGCTTCAACCGAAGGTGGCCGCAAAAGAAGAGGCGCTGTAACTGCTGAGGCAGAAACTGAAGCTCCTGTTGCTGAAGCCGAAGCCCCTGCTGAGTCTACAGAAGAGTAA
- the tsf gene encoding translation elongation factor Ts, translating to MSTVQISASDVNKLRQQTGAGMMDCKKALTETNGDFEAAIDFLRKKGAKVAASRQDRESNEGVVIARTSEDGKKGVIVELNCETDFVAKNAEFIAFANAVANEAVQHLPETAEGVNALEIDTETGRTTIGEAITAMTGKIGEKIGVSKYAVLEGEKVVAYIHGNFRLGVLVGLSANPAGADEAGKDVAMQIAAMNPAALDKGDVDASIIEREMEIAKEQIRAEGKPEAMVEKIAAGKLNKFYKDSTLLNQEFVKDSSKSVAQFLESVDKGLTVTAFKRVALGA from the coding sequence ATGTCTACAGTACAAATTTCTGCATCAGACGTAAATAAACTGCGCCAGCAAACAGGTGCAGGTATGATGGACTGCAAAAAAGCTTTAACCGAAACCAACGGTGACTTTGAAGCAGCTATTGACTTTTTAAGAAAAAAAGGCGCTAAAGTTGCTGCCAGCCGTCAAGACAGAGAATCAAACGAAGGTGTAGTTATTGCACGTACTTCTGAAGATGGTAAAAAAGGTGTAATTGTTGAACTTAACTGCGAAACTGATTTCGTGGCTAAAAATGCTGAGTTTATTGCATTTGCTAACGCTGTTGCAAACGAAGCCGTACAACACTTACCTGAAACTGCTGAAGGTGTTAACGCTTTAGAAATTGATACCGAAACCGGTCGCACTACAATCGGCGAGGCTATCACTGCCATGACCGGTAAAATAGGCGAAAAAATCGGTGTATCTAAATACGCTGTATTAGAAGGCGAAAAAGTGGTTGCTTACATTCACGGCAACTTCCGTTTAGGTGTATTGGTAGGCTTAAGTGCAAACCCTGCAGGTGCTGATGAAGCCGGTAAAGACGTAGCTATGCAAATTGCTGCCATGAACCCTGCCGCTTTAGATAAAGGTGATGTTGATGCAAGCATTATTGAGCGCGAAATGGAAATTGCTAAAGAGCAAATTCGTGCCGAAGGTAAACCAGAAGCAATGGTTGAAAAAATTGCTGCCGGTAAACTGAACAAATTCTACAAAGACTCAACCCTGTTAAACCAGGAGTTTGTAAAAGATTCATCAAAAAGCGTTGCTCAGTTTTTAGAGAGCGTTGATAAAGGCTTAACGGTAACTGCTTTCAAGCGAGTTGCTTTAGGAGCTTAA
- the nagA gene encoding N-acetylglucosamine-6-phosphate deacetylase, with the protein MLTALYNTQIVSAGTICPGKAVIIEGEQITAIVNEADIPEEADKIDLDGAYLAPGLIDLQIYGAGNSLFGGIPTADALQDMENILLSQGCTGFFATVATNSNDVVLAAIEAAKQWRKHSNGNFLGLHLEGPYLNPKRKGAHPEHFIKKATLAEVQHWLELGAREIKMITLAPELQDEEVIAYLNAQGIILSSGHSNATYRQGKRFLGKTIQAVTHLYNAMPPMHHREPGIIPAIFEERPYTSIVADGIHVDYAMVRLAKRELGDKLFLITDAVTEARSGAYQHRKDGNRYVMPDGTLSGSALTMLKAVQNCVQHAGIDLAEAVNMASLYPAQLAGLTTKGKVEAGYDADLVIFDAAFNTAFTIYKGKRHTKSINHI; encoded by the coding sequence ATGCTAACAGCGCTGTACAACACCCAAATTGTATCTGCCGGTACTATATGCCCGGGCAAAGCTGTTATTATTGAGGGCGAACAAATAACCGCCATCGTTAACGAAGCCGACATTCCCGAAGAAGCTGATAAAATAGATCTCGACGGCGCTTACCTTGCTCCCGGGCTTATTGATTTGCAAATTTACGGCGCAGGTAATAGCTTGTTCGGGGGTATACCAACCGCCGATGCCTTGCAGGATATGGAAAACATTTTGCTCTCCCAAGGCTGCACAGGCTTTTTTGCAACCGTAGCAACCAACAGTAATGATGTGGTGCTTGCTGCAATTGAGGCTGCCAAACAATGGCGCAAGCATAGTAATGGTAACTTTTTAGGCTTACACCTGGAAGGGCCTTACCTTAACCCCAAACGCAAAGGCGCTCACCCCGAGCATTTCATCAAGAAAGCAACTTTGGCAGAGGTGCAACACTGGCTTGAACTGGGCGCAAGAGAAATAAAAATGATCACCCTTGCTCCTGAATTACAGGATGAGGAAGTTATTGCTTACCTGAACGCACAGGGTATTATTTTATCATCAGGCCATAGTAATGCTACCTACCGGCAGGGCAAACGCTTTTTAGGTAAAACCATTCAGGCGGTTACGCATTTATACAATGCCATGCCACCTATGCACCACCGCGAACCGGGTATTATTCCGGCTATTTTTGAGGAACGCCCTTACACCAGTATTGTGGCCGACGGCATACATGTTGATTATGCCATGGTACGCCTAGCCAAGCGTGAACTGGGTGATAAGCTTTTCTTAATTACCGATGCGGTAACAGAAGCCCGGAGCGGCGCCTACCAGCATCGTAAAGATGGCAATCGGTACGTTATGCCCGATGGCACCCTGTCTGGCTCGGCATTAACCATGCTCAAGGCAGTGCAAAATTGCGTGCAACACGCCGGCATTGATTTGGCCGAGGCGGTTAACATGGCCTCGCTTTACCCGGCACAACTGGCGGGTTTAACAACGAAAGGAAAAGTAGAGGCCGGATATGACGCAGATTTAGTTATTTTTGATGCGGCGTTTAATACAGCGTTTACAATTTATAAAGGTAAAAGGCACACAAAATCAATCAACCACATATAA